In a genomic window of Poecilia reticulata strain Guanapo linkage group LG22, Guppy_female_1.0+MT, whole genome shotgun sequence:
- the LOC103458956 gene encoding NACHT, LRR and PYD domains-containing protein 3-like, with protein sequence MDQCDYREEGVSPTETSLCLEQESLGNCQRGDQENESEVEHRGDAKHVSFKSNKSNNFYINFNSDHHPPTKRGDQENESEVEHRREPKYVSFKSNKSHNFFINFNSDHHSPSERKNMYNEDQKNSDVSADESVPCYQTQLDSIFMLLQENIIIFVKNEMKNIQKVLTSENSECLKNQSDDENMVGHDEEQWKNKEALYNIILHFMRKMEQGELADNLQRKFSGTILQRNLKSSLKKKFQCVFEGIAKAGNPTFLNQIYTELYITEGGSREVNIEHEVRQIETVSRKPQKSETTIRQEDIFKLPPGRVEPIRTVMTQGVAGIGKTVLTQKFALDWAEDKTNQDVQFIFPFTFRELNLLKDKNFSLVELVHHFFTETKQISQLEPLQVLFVLDGLDECRLSLDFLNKEILTDVTQSASVDVLLTNLIRGKLLPSARLWITTRPAAASQIPPECIGMVTEVRGFSDPQKEEYFRKRFRDEEQAKRIITHIKTSQSLHIMCHIPVFCWITATVLEDVLETKEGGELPSTLTEMYIHFLVVQTKVKKVKFDGGAETDSHWSSESRKIIKSLGKLAFDQLQKGNLIFYEADLAACGIEIRAASVYSGVFTEIFKEEKGLYQDKVFCFVHLSVQEFLAALHVHLTFINSGVNLMRKNHSTSLWSKLVNKPHLEYLHQSAIDQALQSPNGHLDLFLRFLQGLSLQTNQALLTGLLSQAGSNPLANHETINYIKEKIKENLSAEKSINLFHCLNELNDRSLVEDIQQSLSSGSLSTDNLSPAQWSALVFILLSSGKDLDVFDLKKYSASDEVLLKMLPVVNASDKALLSGCTLTETSCEALSSLISSQSSSLRELDLSNNDLKDSGVMLISAGLKNPSCKLEILSLSGCLITEEVCSSLASALSSSNSHLKELDLRYNNPGDSGVRELSAVLKDPHWKLETLRWEPAGDEWLTPGLRKYSCQLTIDTNTVHQELQLSKNNKNVEKVEVKNAYPDHPDRFEGLWPQLLCSEGLSGRCYWEVKWSGTVFVSLSYRSTERKENNENSAFGWNDESWSLECSDRHGYSVWHNNKKTCISSSSPHALLSFMTSSFSVSKKVGVYVDCDAGILSFYKVLSGKLTHLHTFNTTLKETLYPGFTVWPGSSVCLC encoded by the exons ATGGATCAGTGTGATTACAGAGAGGAGGGAGTTTCTCCCACTGAAACCTCTTTGTGTTTGGAACAGGAGAGCCTGGGCAACTGTCAGAG GGGAGATCAAGAAAATGAATCTGAAGTTGAACATAGAGGTGACGCAAAACATGTGTCCTTCAAGAGCAACAAGTCAAATAACTTTTATATCAACTTTAACTCTGACCATCATCCTCCAACAAAGAG ggGAGATCAGGAAAATGAATCTGAAGTTGAACATAGACGTGAACCAAAATATGTGTCCTTCAAGAGCAACAAGTCACATAACTTTTTTATCAACTTTAACTCTGACCATCATTCTCCATCAGAGAG aaaaaatatgtataatgaGGACCAGAAGAATTCAGATGTTTCCGCTGATGAGTCTGTCCCGTGCTAtcaaacacagctggactccatatttatg CTACTGCAGGAAAACATCATCATTTTTGTAAAGAATGAGATGAAGAATATCCAAAAGGTTTTGACATCAGAAAACTCAGAATGCTTAAAGAATCAGAGTGATGATGAGAACATGGTGGGTCACGATGAAGAACAGTGGAAAAACAAGGAGGCCTTATATAATATCATACTGCACTTCATGAGGAAGATGGAGCAGGGGGAGCTGGCTGACAACCTGCAGAGAA aaTTTTCTGGCACAATTCTCCAACGCAACCTTAAATCATCTCTGAAGAAGAAGTTccagtgtgtgtttgagggGATTGCTAAAGCAGGAAACCCAACTTTTCTAAATCAGATCTACACTGagctctacatcacagagggaGGAAGTAGAGAGGTCAATATAGAACATGAAGTCAGACAGATTGAAACAGTGTCCAGGAAGCcacaaaaatcagaaacaacaatcagacaagaagatatttttaaactCCCACCTGGAAGAGttgaaccaatcagaacagtgaTGACACAGGGAGTGGCTGGCATTGGGAAAACAGTCCTAACACAGAAGTTTGCGCTCGACTGGGCTGAAGATAAAACAAACCAGGATGTCCAGTTTATATTTCCATTCACATTCAGAGAGTTAAATCTGCTGAAGGACAAAAACTTCAGCCTGGTGGAACTTGTTCATCACTTCTTTACTGAAACTAAACAAATCAGCCAGTTGGAACCTCTCCAGGTTCTGTTTGTCCTTGATGGCCTGGATGAGTGTCGACTTTCTCTGGACTTTCTCAACAAGGAGATCCTGACTGATGTCACACAGTCTGCCTCAGTGgatgttctgctgacaaacctTATCAGGGGGAAACTGCTTCCTTCTGCCCGCCTCTGGATAACTACaagacctgcagcagccagtCAGATCCCTCCTGAGTGCATTGGCATGGTaacagaggtcagagggttCAGTGACCCACAGAAAGAGGAGTACTTCAGGAAGAGGTTCAGAGATGAGGAGCAGGCCAAGAGGATCATCACCCACATTAAGACATCACAGAGTCTCCACATCATGTGCCACATCCCAGtcttctgctggatcactgctaCAGTTCTGGAGGATGTGTTGGAGACCAAAGAGGGAGGAGAGCTGCCCAGCACCCTGACTGAGATGTACATCCACTTTTTAGTGGTTCAGACCAAGGTTAAGAAAGTCAAGTTTGATGGAGGAGCTGAGACAGATTCACACTGGAGTTcagagagcagaaaaataattaagtcTCTGGGAAAACTGGCTTTTGATCARCTGCAGAAAGGAAACCTGATCTTCTATGAAGCAGACCTTGCAGCATGTGGCATAGAAATCAGAGCAGCCTCCGTGTACTCAGGAGTTTTCACAGAGATATTTAAGGAAGAGAAAGGGCTGTACCAGGACAAGGTGTTCTGCTTTGTACATCTGAGTGTTCAGGAGTTTCTAGCTGCTCTTCATGTTCATCTGACCTTCATCAACTCTGGTGTCAACCTGATGAGAAAGAATCACAGCACCTCGCTTTGGTCTAAGTTAGTTAACAAACCTCATTTAGAATATCTTCACCAGAGTGCAATCGACCAGGCCTTACAGAGTCCAAATGGACATCTCGACTTGTTCCTCCGCTTTCTTCAGGGCCTTTCTCTGCAGACCAATCAAGCTCTCTTGACAGGCCTGCTGTCACAGGCAGGAAGTAATCCACTAGCCAACCATGAAACCATCAACTATATCAAGgagaaaatcaaagaaaatctgtctgcagagaaaagcatcaatctgtttcactgtctgaatgaactgaacGATCGTTCTCTAGTGGAGGACATCCAACAGTCCCTGAGCTCTGGGAGTCTCTCCACAGATAATCTGTCTCCTGCTCAGTGGTCAGCTCTGGTCTTCATCTTACTGTCTTCGGGAAAAGATCTGGATGTGTTTGACCTGAAGAAATATTCTGCTTCTGATGAGGTTCTTCTGAAGATGTTGCCAGTGGTCAATGCCTCTGATAAAGCTTT GCTGAGTGGCTGTACTCTCACAGAGACAAGCTGTGAAGCTTTGTCCTCACTTATTagctcccagtcctccagtctcagagaGCTGGACCTAAGTAACAACGACCTGAAGGACTCAGGAGTGATGCTTATATCTGCTGGACTGAAGAATCCTAGCTGCAAACTTGAAATTCTCAG CCTGTCGGGCTGTTTGATCACAGAAGAAGTCTGTTCTTCTCTGGCATCAGCACTGAGCTCCAGCAACTCTCATCTCAAAGAGCTGGATCTGAGGTACAATAATCCAGGAGACTCAGGAGTGAGGGAACTGTCAGCTGtactgaaagatccacattggAAACTCGAGACACTCAG gTGGGAGCCTGCTGGAGATGAGTGGTTGACACCAGGTCTGAGGAAAT ATTCCTGTCAACTCACAATCGATACAAACACTGTACACCAAGAACTTCAACTctctaaaaacaacaagaatGTGGAAAAGGTGGAGGTGAAAAATGCATATCctgatcatccagacagatttgaaGGTCTCTGGCCTCAGCTTCTGTGTTCAGAAGGTCTGAGTGGTCGTTGTTACTGGGAAGTCAAGTGGAGTGGGACTGTTTTTGTATCATTGAGTTACAGAAGCactgaaaggaaagaaaacaatgaaaactcTGCATTTGGATGGAATGATGAGTCCTGGAGTCTGGAGTGTTCTGATCGTCATGGTTATTCTGTCTGGCACAATAACAAGAAGACATGCATCTCATCTTCATCCCCACATGCTTTATTATCCTTCATGACCTCCTCCTTCTCTGTATCTAAGAAAGTAGGAGTGTATGTGGACTGTGATGCTGGGATCCTGTCATTCTACAAAGTGTTATCTGGAAAACTGACCCACCTTCATACCTTCAACACCACATTAAAGGAAACTCTTTATCCTGGATTTACAGTCTGGCCTGGATCCTCAGTGTGTCTTTGTTAA